In Sinorhizobium arboris LMG 14919, a genomic segment contains:
- the otsA gene encoding alpha,alpha-trehalose-phosphate synthase (UDP-forming): MSRLVIVSNRVPVPDKGGIAPAGGLAVALKVALEEHGGIWMGWSGQSSGEHEPKPLSQLRQGNIIYALTDLTDTDVEEYYRGFANRVLWPICHYRLDLAEYGRKEMAGYFRVNRFFAHRLAPLVKPDDVIWVHDYHLIPLAAELRLMGLKNRIGFFLHIPWPPADVLFTMPVHEEIMRGLSHYDVVGFQTDHDLENFAGCLRREGIGDELGGGRFSAYGRIFKGGIYAIGIETAAFAEFAKEALTNKTVRKARESIGHRSLIIGVDRLDYSKGITQRIDAFERFILANPAQQGRVTYLQITPKSRSEVPEYEAMQRTVAEQAGRVNGALGAVDWVPIRYINRSVGRPVLAGLYRLGKVGLVTPLRDGMNLVAKEYVAAQDPDDPGVLVLSRFAGAARHLRGALLVNPYDIEGTANAMARALSMPLEERKDRWKTMMEHLLKHDVSRWCRDFLDDLTASPDESG; this comes from the coding sequence ATGAGCCGTCTCGTTATTGTTTCCAATCGTGTACCCGTTCCGGACAAGGGTGGCATTGCGCCCGCCGGTGGGCTGGCGGTCGCGCTGAAAGTTGCCCTTGAAGAGCATGGCGGCATTTGGATGGGCTGGTCGGGACAATCGAGCGGGGAACACGAGCCAAAGCCGCTTTCTCAGTTGCGCCAGGGCAATATCATCTATGCGCTGACGGACCTCACGGATACCGATGTAGAAGAGTACTACCGCGGCTTCGCCAACCGCGTTCTCTGGCCGATCTGCCACTACCGGCTTGATCTCGCCGAATACGGTCGCAAGGAGATGGCCGGGTATTTCCGCGTCAACCGCTTCTTCGCCCACCGGCTTGCGCCGCTGGTCAAACCCGACGACGTCATCTGGGTCCACGACTACCACTTGATTCCTCTCGCCGCGGAACTGCGCCTGATGGGTTTGAAAAACCGGATCGGCTTCTTTCTTCACATCCCCTGGCCGCCTGCCGACGTGCTCTTCACGATGCCCGTCCACGAGGAGATCATGCGCGGCCTGTCGCACTACGATGTCGTCGGCTTTCAGACCGACCACGACCTTGAGAACTTCGCCGGCTGCCTCAGGCGGGAAGGCATCGGCGATGAACTTGGTGGAGGCCGCTTCAGCGCCTATGGCCGTATCTTCAAGGGCGGCATTTATGCAATCGGCATTGAGACTGCGGCTTTTGCCGAGTTCGCCAAAGAGGCACTGACCAACAAGACGGTCAGGAAAGCGCGTGAGAGCATCGGACACCGCAGCCTCATCATCGGTGTCGATCGCCTCGATTACTCCAAAGGAATCACGCAGCGCATCGACGCGTTTGAGCGCTTCATCCTGGCCAATCCGGCCCAGCAGGGGCGTGTGACCTATTTGCAGATCACGCCGAAGTCCCGTTCCGAAGTGCCCGAATACGAAGCCATGCAGCGCACGGTGGCCGAACAGGCCGGCAGGGTGAACGGCGCGCTGGGCGCAGTCGATTGGGTCCCTATACGCTACATCAACCGTTCGGTCGGTCGGCCTGTTCTTGCAGGGCTTTACCGGCTCGGCAAAGTTGGCCTCGTGACGCCGCTTCGCGACGGGATGAACCTGGTCGCGAAGGAATATGTGGCCGCGCAGGACCCGGACGATCCCGGCGTACTGGTGCTTTCGCGCTTTGCCGGAGCCGCCCGCCATCTAAGGGGTGCCCTGCTCGTCAATCCATATGACATAGAGGGAACCGCAAACGCTATGGCGCGCGCGCTCAGCATGCCGCTGGAAGAGCGGAAGGATCGCTGGAAGACGATGATGGAACACCTGCTGAAACACGACGTTTCGCGCTGGTGCCGGGACTTCCTTGATGATCTGACGGCATCACCCGATGAGTCGGGTTAA
- a CDS encoding alanine/glycine:cation symporter family protein: MEALDQFFNWLNGVVWGVPMIVLIIGTGLYLQLRLGFMPIRKVAYGFRMILKSRTPGKAAEGEITPYAALMTALSATIGTGNIAGVATAIAVGGPGALFWMWVTAFVGMATKYAEVVVAVKYREVDDKGEHAGGPMFAIKNGLGKNWQWLGTAFAIFGGLAGFGIGNMVQANGIASAVQNAFGIETWISGVVIMVLTGAVILGGIKRIGAVAERVVPFMAIFYLVCVAVVLIIFAGNIPQAIATIFTQAFSPTAATGGFLGSTVLMAIRMGVARGIFSNEAGLGTAGIAQAAGSTTNPVFSGVIGMMGTFIDTIIVCTLTGLAIMVSGVWTSGETGAVLSSAAFEAALPGFGNYLVTISLALFAFTTILGWAYYAEKCWEFLIGTVSAIPFRILWTVAVFFGATLSLDFAWLVADTLNALMAIPNLISLLLLSPVIAQLTRDYFAEERAGAGLASHSRG; the protein is encoded by the coding sequence GTGGAAGCACTTGACCAATTCTTTAACTGGCTCAACGGCGTCGTTTGGGGCGTGCCGATGATTGTGCTGATCATCGGCACCGGTCTGTATCTGCAGCTTCGCCTGGGCTTCATGCCAATCCGCAAAGTGGCCTACGGCTTCCGCATGATCCTGAAAAGCCGCACCCCCGGCAAGGCCGCCGAAGGCGAGATTACGCCTTACGCCGCGCTCATGACGGCGCTGTCGGCGACCATCGGCACCGGCAACATCGCCGGCGTCGCAACCGCAATCGCCGTGGGCGGACCAGGCGCGTTGTTCTGGATGTGGGTTACGGCCTTCGTCGGCATGGCAACAAAATATGCCGAAGTCGTCGTTGCGGTGAAATACCGCGAAGTCGACGACAAAGGCGAACACGCCGGCGGCCCGATGTTCGCGATCAAGAATGGCCTGGGGAAGAATTGGCAGTGGCTGGGCACCGCCTTTGCCATCTTTGGCGGACTGGCGGGCTTCGGTATCGGGAACATGGTGCAGGCCAACGGGATCGCAAGCGCGGTCCAGAACGCCTTCGGCATCGAGACCTGGATCAGCGGCGTCGTCATCATGGTCTTAACGGGTGCGGTGATCTTGGGCGGCATCAAGCGAATCGGTGCGGTGGCCGAGAGGGTCGTGCCGTTCATGGCAATCTTCTATCTCGTCTGCGTGGCTGTCGTCCTGATTATCTTTGCCGGCAATATTCCCCAGGCCATTGCCACCATCTTCACCCAGGCATTCAGTCCGACGGCGGCCACCGGCGGTTTCCTCGGCTCCACCGTGCTGATGGCGATCCGCATGGGGGTGGCGCGCGGCATCTTCTCGAACGAGGCAGGCCTCGGTACTGCAGGTATTGCACAGGCCGCCGGCTCGACAACCAATCCTGTTTTCTCCGGCGTCATCGGCATGATGGGCACGTTCATCGACACGATCATCGTCTGCACTTTGACGGGTCTGGCGATCATGGTGTCGGGCGTCTGGACCTCGGGCGAGACCGGGGCGGTGCTGAGCTCCGCGGCATTCGAAGCGGCGCTGCCCGGCTTCGGGAATTACCTCGTGACGATCTCCCTGGCGCTATTCGCCTTCACAACGATCCTTGGCTGGGCCTACTATGCCGAGAAATGCTGGGAATTCCTGATCGGAACCGTGAGCGCGATACCGTTCCGCATCCTGTGGACCGTCGCGGTGTTTTTCGGTGCCACGCTCAGCCTCGACTTTGCCTGGCTGGTGGCCGACACCTTGAACGCACTGATGGCCATTCCCAACCTGATCTCGTTGCTGCTCCTGTCCCCGGTCATCGCCCAACTGACGCGCGACTACTTTGCCGAAGAACGCGCCGGCGCGGGACTGGCGTCGCACAGCCGAGGCTGA
- a CDS encoding ATP-dependent helicase — translation MATAAHLEKLNERQRCAVEYGVGAGESTQAGPLLIIAGAGSGKTNTLAHRVAHLVVNGADPRRILLMTFSRRAAAEMSRRVARICAQVLGPSSGQMTDALSWAGTFHGIGARLLRIYAEQIGLDPEFTIHDREDSADLINLVRHELGLSKMESRFPTKATCLAIYSRAVNAEMPLNEVLRNWYPWASGWEQQLKELFAGYVDAKQAQNVLDYDDLLLYWAQMVSDPCLADDVGNRFDYVLVDEYQDTNKLQSSVLLALKPGGHGLTVVGDDAQSIYSFRAATVRNILDFPKQFSPAAEIITLDRNYRSTQPILAAANAVIDLARERFTKNLWTDRESAERPKLLTVKDEADQASCIVEQVLANRESGLLLKQQAVLFRTSSHSGPLEVELTRRNIPFVKFGGLKFLDSAHVKDMLAVLRFAQNPRDRVAGFRLLQMLPGIGPQTAGKILDTIAADPEPLMALGEIPAPPKSGADWPSLVELLQALRKPASGWPTEIEMARMWYEPHLERIHEDCETRRADLVQLEQIAAGYPSRERFLTELTLDPPDATSDQAGVPLLDEDYLILSTIHSAKGQEWRSVFMLNVVDGCIPSDLAAGTSQDLEEERRLLYVGMTRAKDSLTLIVPQRFFTGGQHAQGDRHVYASRTRFIPATLLQFFESGTWPLVSPNASERSARQIRIDVAARMRTMWR, via the coding sequence ATGGCGACAGCGGCCCATCTGGAGAAACTGAACGAGAGACAGCGCTGCGCCGTTGAATATGGTGTCGGAGCAGGAGAAAGCACCCAGGCGGGCCCGCTGTTGATCATCGCAGGCGCGGGCTCGGGGAAGACCAACACCTTGGCCCATCGCGTTGCTCATCTCGTCGTCAACGGAGCCGATCCCCGCCGCATTCTCCTCATGACCTTCTCGCGCAGGGCAGCCGCTGAAATGTCGCGCCGCGTCGCGCGGATCTGCGCGCAGGTGCTCGGCCCCAGTTCCGGCCAAATGACCGACGCCCTTTCGTGGGCGGGAACCTTTCACGGCATCGGGGCGCGGCTGCTCCGGATTTATGCCGAACAGATCGGGCTGGATCCGGAGTTCACCATCCACGACCGCGAGGACAGCGCCGACCTGATCAATCTCGTGCGGCACGAGCTCGGCTTATCGAAGATGGAAAGCCGGTTTCCGACCAAGGCCACCTGTCTGGCGATCTATTCGCGGGCAGTAAACGCGGAAATGCCGCTGAACGAAGTGCTCCGCAACTGGTACCCTTGGGCGTCTGGCTGGGAACAGCAGTTGAAGGAGCTGTTTGCCGGATATGTCGACGCCAAGCAGGCCCAGAACGTCCTCGACTACGACGACCTCCTTCTCTACTGGGCGCAGATGGTCAGCGATCCCTGCCTGGCCGACGATGTCGGCAACCGGTTCGACTATGTCCTCGTCGACGAATATCAGGATACGAACAAGCTCCAATCTTCGGTGCTGCTGGCGCTGAAGCCGGGCGGGCATGGCCTGACGGTCGTCGGCGACGACGCCCAATCGATCTATTCGTTTCGGGCAGCGACGGTCCGCAACATTCTCGACTTTCCGAAGCAATTCTCGCCGGCGGCCGAGATCATCACGCTCGACCGCAACTACCGCTCGACGCAGCCGATCCTCGCGGCCGCCAACGCAGTCATCGACCTGGCGCGGGAGCGCTTCACTAAAAATCTCTGGACGGACCGGGAGTCGGCGGAACGTCCTAAGCTGCTGACAGTGAAGGACGAGGCGGATCAGGCGAGCTGCATCGTCGAGCAGGTGCTTGCCAACCGTGAATCCGGGTTGCTCCTGAAGCAGCAGGCCGTCCTGTTCCGCACTTCGAGCCACAGCGGCCCGCTTGAGGTGGAACTGACCCGCCGCAACATCCCCTTCGTTAAGTTCGGAGGTCTGAAGTTCCTCGACAGTGCCCATGTCAAGGACATGCTGGCCGTGCTGCGCTTTGCGCAGAACCCACGTGACCGGGTCGCGGGCTTCCGGCTCCTGCAGATGTTGCCGGGCATCGGTCCGCAGACCGCGGGCAAGATCCTGGACACGATCGCGGCCGACCCCGAGCCGTTGATGGCGCTTGGCGAAATCCCGGCTCCGCCCAAGAGCGGCGCGGACTGGCCGTCCCTTGTCGAGCTGCTGCAGGCCCTGCGCAAACCTGCCTCCGGCTGGCCGACCGAAATCGAGATGGCACGAATGTGGTATGAGCCGCATCTCGAACGAATACACGAGGACTGCGAGACCCGCCGGGCCGACCTGGTGCAGCTCGAGCAGATCGCCGCCGGATATCCGAGCCGCGAGCGCTTCCTTACGGAGCTGACGCTCGATCCGCCGGACGCGACGAGCGATCAGGCCGGCGTGCCTTTACTCGACGAGGATTATTTAATCCTGTCGACGATCCATTCTGCCAAGGGCCAGGAATGGCGGTCCGTATTCATGCTCAACGTCGTCGACGGCTGCATTCCGTCGGACCTGGCCGCGGGCACGAGCCAGGACCTGGAAGAGGAGCGGCGGCTTCTCTATGTCGGTATGACGCGCGCCAAGGACAGCCTGACGCTGATCGTGCCGCAGCGCTTTTTCACCGGCGGTCAGCACGCGCAGGGGGACCGACATGTCTACGCAAGCCGCACGCGCTTTATTCCCGCGACCTTGCTTCAGTTCTTCGAGAGTGGAACCTGGCCCCTCGTGAGCCCCAATGCCTCCGAGCGCAGCGCCAGGCAAATCCGCATCGATGTCGCAGCACGGATGCGAACCATGTGGCGGTAG
- a CDS encoding LysR family transcriptional regulator, which yields MIEFNSRRLEIDALRALWAVRHHGGITRAAEALGLSQSAVSHKIKRLETSLGCDLLGRKPGGAMFTAAGEDLLHYAGRILGLHDEALLSLSKTSLAGRIALGLTEDTACSDLARILGRFRRLHPHVSVRTKVRMSLVLRAMLERGELDAAILQVFAHEVRPTDVVLFREELHWVKHPELTLPQNGAIPFLSFDDECFYRRWALDIGQDGGVNLETVFECASAAGIVAAVTSAMGVALLSERHLRPGMQIVTTHLPSPPGLAYVARRARKARNPALDTLVGEIQNEISRYGGLVLAS from the coding sequence ATGATCGAGTTCAACAGCCGGCGTTTAGAAATCGACGCACTGCGCGCCCTCTGGGCGGTCCGCCATCACGGCGGGATCACGCGCGCGGCGGAAGCCTTGGGGCTGTCGCAATCCGCAGTCAGCCACAAGATTAAGCGGCTTGAGACGAGCCTCGGTTGCGACCTGCTCGGCCGCAAGCCAGGCGGAGCGATGTTCACCGCAGCCGGAGAGGATTTGCTGCATTACGCCGGCCGAATCCTCGGCCTGCACGACGAGGCGCTTCTCAGTCTGTCGAAAACGTCGCTTGCGGGGCGCATCGCTCTCGGCTTGACGGAAGATACGGCCTGCAGCGATCTTGCACGCATATTGGGGAGGTTTCGCCGCCTGCATCCGCATGTCTCCGTCCGTACCAAGGTCCGCATGAGTCTGGTCCTGCGGGCGATGCTCGAACGCGGGGAACTGGACGCCGCGATCTTGCAGGTTTTCGCTCATGAAGTCCGCCCGACCGATGTTGTCCTGTTCCGGGAGGAGCTTCACTGGGTCAAGCACCCGGAACTGACGTTGCCGCAGAACGGCGCGATTCCCTTCCTGTCCTTCGACGACGAGTGTTTCTATAGAAGGTGGGCGCTCGACATCGGACAGGACGGCGGCGTGAATCTTGAAACCGTGTTTGAATGTGCAAGCGCTGCCGGAATCGTTGCGGCGGTCACTTCGGCCATGGGTGTAGCACTTCTGAGCGAGCGCCATCTGCGCCCCGGGATGCAGATCGTCACCACCCACCTGCCCTCACCCCCCGGCTTGGCCTATGTCGCGCGCCGCGCGCGAAAGGCGCGAAATCCCGCGCTCGATACGCTCGTCGGTGAAATCCAGAACGAAATCAGCCGTTACGGGGGGCTGGTTCTGGCGAGCTGA
- a CDS encoding DMT family transporter, whose translation MTHQPVSVPAPNPCRFLWPLMATLLVIGWSSGFVGIRYASEEASVVLVLFWRTLLSGLILLPFALAIGPRMRLRGVLEQMLFGVMSVFLYLGGFALAIEQRVPTGLVALISDLLPLAIAALSQPVLGERLSARQWLGTAIAVAGVLVVSFDSLSFGAAPSWAYGLTVGSMLVFALASVMHKRRRILHMPVHQSLCVHTLTGAALFGVCAIMQGNLTPPMTREFAVGMVWLVLVATFAAYSVYYTSLRLFPVAQVSAAIYLSPPVTMLWAWALFSEPLTAAMFIGLAVTLVGVWMTSRG comes from the coding sequence ATGACACACCAACCCGTATCGGTGCCCGCACCGAATCCGTGCCGTTTTCTCTGGCCCCTGATGGCCACACTCCTGGTAATCGGCTGGAGTTCCGGCTTCGTCGGCATCCGCTATGCCAGCGAAGAGGCCTCCGTCGTGCTGGTTCTTTTCTGGCGCACGCTTCTGTCGGGCTTGATCCTGCTGCCCTTCGCCTTGGCTATCGGGCCCCGGATGCGGTTGCGCGGAGTGCTGGAGCAGATGCTCTTCGGCGTGATGTCGGTTTTTCTGTATCTGGGTGGCTTCGCACTTGCCATCGAGCAGCGGGTCCCGACGGGATTGGTCGCACTGATCTCGGACCTCTTGCCGTTGGCGATCGCGGCCTTGTCGCAGCCCGTATTGGGCGAGCGACTGAGCGCGCGACAATGGCTGGGAACGGCGATCGCGGTCGCCGGCGTACTCGTCGTGTCGTTCGACAGCCTCAGCTTCGGTGCCGCGCCGTCGTGGGCCTATGGATTGACGGTGGGTTCGATGCTGGTTTTCGCGCTCGCGTCGGTGATGCACAAGCGGCGGCGGATCCTGCACATGCCTGTTCACCAGAGTCTCTGCGTCCATACCCTTACCGGCGCGGCCTTGTTCGGCGTCTGCGCCATCATGCAGGGCAACCTGACCCCGCCGATGACGCGCGAGTTCGCCGTGGGAATGGTGTGGCTGGTGCTGGTTGCGACCTTTGCCGCCTATTCGGTCTACTATACCAGCCTGCGTCTCTTCCCGGTGGCGCAGGTCAGCGCAGCGATCTATCTCAGCCCACCTGTCACCATGCTATGGGCATGGGCGCTGTTTTCCGAACCGTTGACCGCGGCGATGTTCATCGGGCTGGCGGTGACGCTGGTGGGCGTCTGGATGACCTCGCGCGGGTGA
- a CDS encoding tetratricopeptide repeat protein yields the protein MRTTMKTHLLSSALSAAILIAVAPALAHDEKHHLAKSTELKQFGGNQLPAPVIRGEQVPLWPSLAGHRSAASTASDEAQAHIDQAMMLSFGFNHAEAARNFRQAQKLDPSCAICFWGEALVLGPNINAPMDPDANAAAMAAVAKAVAFAPNASPREQALIAALAHRYAADTDRTVLDQAYADAMAEVAGRFPDDDDIAVLYAEALMDLNPWDYWTGDGTRPKGKTTEIVSTLERVLARNPDHVGAIHLYIHAVEASATPERAEPYADRLAKMVIDAGHLTHMPSHIYYRVGRYADSLAVNRRAVAMDEAFFQAVAPEGLYAGGYYPHNIHFLLVSAQMAGDGPTAIQAAQKLSGVISDELARTAPAFVQPIKAAPLFAHTQFSDPETILAMPRPTGAFPFVDAAWHYMRGVAQAARGDLEAARVERTAVAEIARSSDLSGLEAGGMPAGDVLEIAGHVLTARIAQAGDDWPAAVRAFAQAKKVEDRLSYMEPRHWYYPVGQSLGAALLRVGDLDGAENAFLESLDLAPNNGWALFGLSEVYRARGNEAMVETATRRWRDAWVGNASMLRLERL from the coding sequence ATGAGAACGACCATGAAAACGCATCTGCTCTCCAGCGCCCTGTCCGCAGCGATCCTGATCGCCGTCGCACCCGCGCTTGCCCATGACGAGAAGCACCACCTGGCCAAGAGCACCGAACTGAAACAGTTCGGCGGCAACCAGCTTCCGGCGCCAGTTATCCGCGGCGAACAAGTTCCTCTGTGGCCAAGTCTGGCCGGTCATCGCTCCGCCGCCTCGACAGCGAGCGACGAAGCGCAGGCTCATATAGATCAGGCGATGATGCTGAGTTTCGGGTTCAACCATGCCGAGGCTGCACGCAACTTCAGGCAAGCACAGAAACTCGATCCGTCTTGCGCGATTTGTTTCTGGGGCGAGGCGCTCGTGCTCGGCCCCAACATCAATGCTCCGATGGATCCAGACGCAAATGCTGCCGCAATGGCCGCGGTGGCAAAGGCCGTGGCCTTTGCGCCCAACGCGTCTCCGCGTGAGCAGGCGTTGATCGCCGCTCTGGCGCACCGCTATGCTGCGGATACCGACCGTACGGTTCTTGACCAGGCCTATGCAGATGCCATGGCGGAGGTCGCTGGCAGGTTTCCGGACGACGACGATATTGCCGTTCTTTATGCGGAGGCCTTGATGGATCTCAACCCTTGGGACTACTGGACCGGTGACGGTACAAGACCGAAGGGGAAAACGACGGAGATCGTCTCGACGCTTGAGCGGGTGCTGGCGCGCAATCCGGATCATGTCGGCGCCATTCATCTCTACATTCATGCCGTCGAGGCCTCGGCCACGCCCGAGCGTGCAGAGCCCTACGCCGATCGCCTCGCAAAGATGGTAATCGATGCCGGCCATCTCACTCACATGCCCTCTCACATCTACTACCGTGTCGGACGCTATGCGGATTCGCTTGCGGTCAACCGCCGGGCAGTCGCAATGGATGAGGCTTTCTTTCAAGCCGTGGCGCCTGAGGGGCTCTATGCGGGCGGCTATTATCCGCACAATATCCACTTCCTGCTGGTTTCGGCGCAAATGGCTGGCGACGGACCGACAGCAATCCAGGCGGCGCAGAAGCTCTCCGGGGTGATTTCGGACGAGCTCGCGCGCACCGCACCTGCTTTTGTCCAGCCGATCAAGGCCGCGCCCCTCTTCGCGCATACCCAGTTCAGCGATCCTGAAACGATCCTTGCGATGCCGCGCCCCACAGGCGCCTTCCCGTTTGTCGACGCGGCCTGGCATTATATGCGCGGCGTAGCCCAGGCTGCGCGCGGCGATCTTGAAGCTGCACGGGTCGAAAGAACGGCGGTTGCCGAGATCGCCCGCTCGTCCGACCTGAGCGGCTTGGAAGCCGGCGGAATGCCCGCAGGTGACGTGCTTGAAATAGCCGGGCACGTTCTCACGGCGCGGATCGCCCAAGCGGGGGATGATTGGCCGGCTGCCGTTCGCGCTTTCGCACAGGCCAAGAAAGTGGAGGATCGCCTCTCCTATATGGAGCCGCGCCATTGGTATTATCCGGTCGGGCAGTCGCTCGGGGCGGCGCTGCTTCGCGTCGGCGATCTCGATGGTGCGGAGAACGCCTTTCTCGAAAGCCTCGATCTCGCTCCGAACAATGGTTGGGCATTGTTCGGGCTGAGCGAGGTCTATCGTGCACGCGGCAACGAGGCCATGGTCGAAACGGCGACCCGCCGATGGCGCGACGCGTGGGTAGGCAACGCCTCGATGCTTCGCCTCGAACGGCTCTGA